One genomic window of Tautonia rosea includes the following:
- a CDS encoding tetratricopeptide repeat protein, protein MTDPPTLILPIRLKRQPESLPAEAVVLRSGIDMTAAALTLLAALEADRPGSARVFRLHEGLLVTAGSFAEFRVIVPGAIRLRKQGRALYLPVDAELFPSLLDDEIQGMTRDVGLVLLPGGLVLEFDPSRPLGMADLLTVDRGEPRGWEALPEGPRQADRLVEVTFEPIDEGGRSGTGSPIDPESLEIATEDPRPENTGTARRLLGGAALGAGQGMMRLGRALGSQGLAGLGAKWASSALRMAPRLGESLFGKQETALRELLREFREGNVERALRRALPIGKGTDRGASIAGSADLPDREPRYSLAEILGRTFSRGGSDPSSVWFGGIDVQQELIREYHRAAQDAERRGDFRRAAFIYAKLLQEDRLAANILLQGGLARDAALIFLEKLGDRAAAARAFEVAGEFDRAIELYRSTDEFERLGDLYTRLGEPDEALAAYVQAADQIVEQEGDHLKAGRLLRSRADRPDLALARFEVGWKARPWPNAIGCAIELARALTESGDGTRLRELVDEAETLFTPLGLEADASRFYNELAELAEQASLAPWRDALRDRALMGLAGKLRQRAEAEGGAPGIVSALFGPARQWSADLIRDAEYAVRSQRARTSDVSTTPAPRPSRTFRIADGPLTSTAVAQRAGLAFVGNARGEVVQLDLATGQTSRVGRYAMPVASLAVDGAGRLLVVLWHDHTTSRTVLASYSRRPDGSYAMIEGRTETCRSSGEPPFLVPAVSDTIGSVGLWDGRRYVLLRGASLSPWTEIPRDANSAGGPPGSAVLLPSLDGDDDATTLLELGPADSWALLATEIGPIDHLAIPWAPASSKLGAWPPPLSVSWRSEGKRVLKLVGVGESETFYHTVFDLKGLVSTTCSAHLDEPARAAVITPSGLMAGVGETRVNWFRMEGGRMSRRSSTPVSLGPALSAASSPRTGELVLILVDGQAERVVWPLH, encoded by the coding sequence ATGACCGATCCTCCGACCCTGATCCTCCCGATCCGATTGAAACGCCAACCGGAGTCCTTGCCGGCCGAGGCGGTCGTCTTGCGGTCGGGAATCGACATGACGGCGGCGGCCCTGACCTTGCTGGCGGCGTTGGAAGCGGATCGGCCCGGGTCGGCCCGGGTCTTCCGGTTGCATGAAGGGCTGCTGGTGACGGCCGGATCGTTTGCGGAGTTCCGGGTGATCGTGCCGGGAGCGATTCGATTGCGGAAGCAAGGCCGCGCCCTGTATCTGCCGGTCGATGCCGAGCTGTTCCCGAGCTTGCTCGACGATGAGATCCAGGGGATGACCCGAGATGTCGGGCTCGTGCTCTTGCCGGGAGGGCTCGTCCTGGAGTTCGACCCGAGCCGACCCCTCGGAATGGCCGACCTGTTGACGGTCGACCGAGGCGAGCCCAGGGGCTGGGAGGCACTTCCCGAAGGTCCCCGACAGGCGGATCGCCTGGTTGAAGTGACCTTCGAGCCGATTGACGAGGGCGGACGGAGCGGGACCGGATCACCGATCGATCCCGAATCGCTCGAGATCGCCACCGAGGACCCGAGACCCGAGAACACCGGGACGGCTCGCCGGTTGCTCGGTGGGGCCGCCCTGGGAGCAGGGCAGGGAATGATGCGGCTCGGCCGGGCCCTGGGATCGCAAGGCCTGGCGGGACTGGGGGCAAAGTGGGCGTCGTCGGCCCTTCGGATGGCGCCGAGGCTGGGGGAGTCGCTCTTCGGCAAGCAGGAGACGGCCTTGCGCGAGCTGCTCCGCGAGTTCCGCGAGGGGAACGTCGAGCGAGCCCTCCGCCGAGCCCTGCCGATCGGGAAGGGGACCGATCGCGGGGCCTCGATTGCCGGATCGGCCGATCTGCCGGATCGGGAGCCGCGATACTCCCTGGCCGAGATCCTCGGCAGAACCTTCTCGCGAGGAGGGAGCGATCCGTCGAGCGTCTGGTTCGGGGGGATCGACGTTCAGCAGGAGCTGATCCGGGAATATCACCGGGCCGCGCAGGATGCCGAGCGTCGGGGAGACTTCCGACGGGCCGCCTTCATCTACGCGAAGCTGCTGCAAGAGGATCGCCTTGCCGCCAACATCTTGCTCCAGGGAGGCTTGGCGCGGGATGCGGCCCTGATTTTCCTGGAAAAGCTGGGAGATCGGGCCGCCGCGGCTCGGGCCTTCGAGGTGGCCGGAGAGTTCGACCGCGCGATCGAGCTCTACCGATCGACCGATGAGTTTGAGCGTCTTGGGGATCTGTATACCCGCCTTGGCGAACCCGACGAGGCGCTGGCGGCGTACGTTCAGGCCGCCGATCAGATTGTCGAGCAAGAGGGAGACCATCTGAAGGCCGGAAGGCTGCTCCGATCGCGAGCCGATCGGCCCGATCTGGCCCTGGCTCGATTCGAAGTCGGCTGGAAGGCAAGGCCCTGGCCCAACGCGATCGGTTGCGCTATTGAGCTGGCCAGGGCGCTGACCGAGTCGGGCGACGGGACGAGACTCCGGGAACTGGTGGACGAGGCCGAGACGCTGTTCACTCCCCTCGGCCTGGAGGCCGATGCGTCTCGCTTCTACAACGAGCTGGCCGAGCTGGCCGAGCAGGCGTCGCTGGCCCCCTGGCGAGACGCCCTGCGAGACCGGGCCTTGATGGGCCTGGCCGGCAAGCTTCGGCAGCGGGCCGAGGCCGAAGGAGGGGCGCCGGGGATCGTCTCGGCACTCTTCGGCCCGGCCCGGCAATGGTCGGCCGATCTGATTCGAGACGCCGAGTACGCGGTCCGGTCGCAGCGCGCCCGCACCTCCGACGTCTCAACGACCCCTGCCCCCCGACCGAGTCGAACGTTCCGGATTGCCGACGGGCCGTTGACGAGCACGGCCGTGGCCCAGAGGGCGGGCCTGGCGTTTGTTGGCAATGCGAGGGGAGAGGTGGTGCAGCTCGACCTGGCGACCGGGCAGACCTCCCGGGTCGGGCGATACGCCATGCCGGTCGCCTCGCTCGCGGTGGACGGGGCAGGCAGGCTGCTGGTCGTGCTCTGGCACGATCACACCACGAGCAGGACGGTGCTGGCCTCGTATTCGAGGCGGCCGGACGGCTCCTACGCGATGATCGAGGGGAGAACCGAGACGTGCCGATCGTCCGGGGAGCCGCCATTCCTCGTGCCGGCAGTCTCCGATACGATCGGGTCGGTCGGCCTCTGGGATGGTCGCCGCTATGTGCTCTTGCGGGGTGCCTCGTTGTCCCCCTGGACCGAGATCCCCCGAGACGCCAACTCCGCCGGCGGCCCTCCCGGTTCGGCCGTGCTGCTGCCCTCCCTCGACGGAGACGACGACGCGACGACCTTGCTCGAACTCGGCCCGGCCGACTCTTGGGCCTTGCTGGCGACCGAGATCGGTCCGATCGACCACCTGGCAATTCCCTGGGCCCCCGCGTCAAGCAAGCTGGGAGCGTGGCCGCCCCCCTTGAGCGTCTCGTGGCGGAGCGAGGGGAAACGGGTCTTGAAGCTCGTCGGCGTCGGAGAATCCGAAACGTTCTATCACACCGTGTTTGATTTAAAAGGCCTTGTGTCGACCACCTGTTCGGCCCACCTCGATGAGCCAGCCCGAGCGGCCGTGATCACCCCATCGGGCCTGATGGCCGGCGTGGGCGAGACGCGTGTGAACTGGTTTCGAATGGAGGGAGGGAGGATGTCGCGACGCTCATCGACGCCGGTTTCCCTCGGGCCTGCACTGTCGGCTGCGTCAAGCCCCCGGACGGGAGAGCTGGTGCTGATTCTTGTCGACGGCCAGGCCGAGCGTGTGGTCTGGCCCTTGCACTGA
- a CDS encoding tetratricopeptide repeat protein, which yields MMFKNNRVAIRGTMLLSVLMLAPSLPEVRADEGKDREPLIEGIGSYARKVSTDSPEAQRYFDQGLNLLFAFNLEEAARSFRQAAELDPSCAMAWWGLAYAQGPHINLPVVDDEKAKVAFEAITRAQAPESRASDLERSLIDALSHRCVLDPPEDRLPLDRAYSEAMRALRERHPDDPDLGPLLAESLMNLRPWDLYTQQGEPNEGTEEIVALIEESLAVCPDHPLANHLYIHAVEASTRPDRAIAAADRLRELQPGLSHNVHMPSHIDVRVGNWAKAEESNRKAIAADRTFLAFRPDPGFYGLYIAHNYHMLAYAAMMRGKSQVAIDAIDEMMTLMPESWAIEHASIADGYLAMPLEVRMRFGRWDEILAAPEPDSAFPIARALRHYARAVSFAALDRVEEAKAEQELFLQARDSVPEGAIFGNNSAADLLAVGEHLMRGEILYRDAREDEAFASLREGVRLQDLLRYSEPPDWIQPVRHPLAAALLQSGRFAEAEAVCRDDLAQHPHNGWALFGLMQALEFQGKDDEAKAVRTEWEEAWKEADVVLTSCCFCQPGF from the coding sequence ATGATGTTCAAGAACAACCGCGTTGCAATCCGAGGCACAATGCTGCTGTCCGTGCTGATGCTTGCTCCGTCGCTGCCCGAGGTAAGGGCAGACGAGGGGAAGGATCGAGAACCGTTGATCGAAGGGATCGGGTCGTATGCGCGGAAGGTGAGCACGGATTCTCCGGAGGCGCAGCGCTATTTCGATCAGGGGTTGAACCTGCTCTTTGCCTTCAATCTGGAGGAGGCCGCGCGATCGTTCCGTCAGGCGGCCGAGCTGGACCCGTCGTGTGCGATGGCCTGGTGGGGCCTCGCGTACGCACAGGGGCCTCATATCAACCTGCCGGTGGTTGATGACGAGAAGGCAAAGGTGGCGTTCGAGGCGATCACGCGGGCCCAGGCTCCCGAGAGCCGCGCCAGCGACCTTGAGCGATCCCTCATCGACGCCCTGTCCCATCGATGCGTGCTTGATCCCCCCGAGGACCGCTTGCCGCTCGACCGGGCCTATTCCGAGGCCATGCGAGCCTTGCGCGAGCGTCATCCGGACGACCCGGACCTCGGCCCGTTGCTCGCCGAAAGCCTCATGAACTTGCGGCCCTGGGATCTCTACACGCAGCAAGGCGAGCCGAACGAGGGGACCGAGGAAATTGTCGCCCTGATCGAGGAATCGCTGGCGGTGTGCCCCGACCATCCCCTGGCCAATCACCTGTATATTCACGCGGTTGAGGCGTCAACCCGTCCCGATCGGGCGATCGCAGCGGCCGACCGGCTTCGGGAGCTTCAGCCAGGGCTCTCGCACAACGTGCACATGCCGTCGCATATCGATGTGCGGGTCGGCAACTGGGCGAAGGCCGAGGAGTCAAATCGAAAGGCGATCGCGGCCGACCGCACGTTCCTGGCATTCCGGCCCGACCCGGGGTTCTATGGGCTGTATATTGCTCATAATTATCACATGCTCGCGTATGCGGCCATGATGCGCGGCAAGAGCCAGGTGGCAATCGACGCCATCGACGAGATGATGACCTTGATGCCCGAATCCTGGGCGATCGAGCACGCGAGCATCGCCGACGGCTACCTGGCCATGCCGCTCGAAGTTCGGATGCGCTTCGGCCGCTGGGACGAGATCCTGGCCGCTCCCGAGCCTGATTCCGCCTTCCCGATCGCCCGGGCTCTGCGTCATTACGCTCGAGCCGTCTCGTTCGCTGCGCTCGATCGCGTGGAGGAGGCGAAGGCAGAGCAGGAGCTCTTTCTTCAAGCCCGCGACAGCGTTCCCGAAGGGGCGATCTTCGGCAACAACTCCGCCGCCGACCTGCTCGCCGTGGGAGAACACCTGATGCGCGGCGAGATTCTCTACCGCGACGCCCGGGAGGATGAGGCCTTCGCCTCCCTCCGCGAAGGGGTCCGACTCCAGGATCTCCTGCGATACTCCGAGCCCCCCGACTGGATCCAACCCGTCCGCCACCCCCTCGCCGCCGCCCTGCTCCAGTCGGGCCGCTTTGCCGAGGCCGAAGCCGTCTGCCGCGACGACCTCGCCCAGCACCCTCACAACGGCTGGGCCCTGTTCGGCCTGATGCAGGCCCTCGAATTCCAGGGCAAGGACGACGAGGCGAAGGCGGTTCGCACCGAGTGGGAGGAGGCCTGGAAGGAGGCCGACGTGGTCCTGACCTCCTGCTGCTTCTGCCAGCCGGGGTTCTGA